In a genomic window of Flavobacterium lipolyticum:
- the rplJ gene encoding 50S ribosomal protein L10 — translation MTREEKSIAIENLTAQLAGTNIIYVSDISGLNAETTSNLRRACFKAGIKLEVVKNTLLAKAMEASANDYGDLPTVLTGNSAIFISDVANAPGKIIKDFRKKSDKPVLKGAFINNEIYIGDNQLDALATIKSKEELLGELIGLLQSPAQRIISALQNKFAGSEEETEA, via the coding sequence ATGACTAGAGAAGAAAAATCAATCGCGATTGAAAATTTAACTGCGCAGTTAGCTGGTACAAATATCATTTATGTATCTGATATTTCTGGTTTAAACGCAGAGACAACTTCAAACTTACGTAGAGCTTGTTTTAAAGCTGGAATCAAATTAGAAGTTGTTAAGAACACTTTGCTTGCAAAAGCAATGGAAGCTTCTGCTAATGATTATGGTGATTTACCAACAGTTTTAACTGGTAACAGTGCTATATTTATTTCTGATGTAGCTAATGCTCCTGGAAAAATTATCAAAGATTTCCGTAAGAAATCTGATAAACCAGTTTTAAAAGGTGCTTTCATTAATAATGAAATTTACATTGGAGATAATCAATTAGATGCATTAGCAACTATTAAGTCTAAAGAAGAACTTCTTGGAGAACTTATCGGATTATTGCAATCACCAGCTCAAAGAATTATTTCTGCTTTACAAAACAAATTTGCTGGTAGCGAAGAAGAAACTGAAGCATAA
- the rplL gene encoding 50S ribosomal protein L7/L12 has product MADLKQFAEQLVNLTVKEVNELATILKDEYGIEPAAAAVVVAAGGGEGTQEEAQTEFTVVLKEAGASKLAVVKLVKELTGLGLKEAKDVVDGAPSNVKEGVSKEEAEGLKKSLEEAGAVVELK; this is encoded by the coding sequence ATGGCAGATTTGAAACAATTCGCAGAACAATTAGTTAACTTAACAGTTAAAGAAGTTAACGAATTAGCAACAATATTAAAAGACGAGTATGGTATCGAGCCTGCTGCTGCAGCTGTAGTAGTTGCTGCTGGTGGTGGAGAAGGTACTCAAGAAGAAGCACAAACTGAATTTACAGTTGTATTGAAAGAAGCTGGAGCTTCTAAATTAGCTGTTGTAAAATTAGTAAAAGAACTTACAGGTTTAGGTCTTAAAGAAGCTAAAGATGTAGTTGACGGTGCTCCAAGTAACGTTAAAGAAGGTGTTTCTAAAGAAGAGGCTGAAGGTCTTAAAAAATCATTAGAAGAAGCTGGAGCTGTAGTTGAGCTTAAATAA